The Amycolatopsis methanolica 239 nucleotide sequence ATCGCCGGTGCGGCGAGCCGGGCGAGAGACATCCGGCCGCGTTCGGCCAACGCCCGGTATCCCGCCGGCGCACCGGGAATACCGACGGAGAGCCCCCCGACCGCCGACAGGGGTCGCGTGGCGAGCGTCTCGGCCAGGGCGCGAGGAGCTGTCCCGATCGAGAGCAGCGCTTCCGGCTCGGCGGCGTCCGCGCGCTTCACCAGGGCGACGACGTCACCCGCGAGCCCACACTTGGGAGGCAACATCACCGTCTCGACGAGCGCTGCCGCCACCACGGCGTCGTAGACGGTCCCGCCGTCACGCAGGACCGCGACACCTGCGTCGGCGGCCATCGGAGTGGCGGCGGTGACGACCGCACGCTCGCTAGTCGCACGGTACTGGGCGATCGCCGCCTCTTCGGGAACACTGTGCATTACCACTCCTTGTATGCTCAGATCTAACGTAGTATACAAAAAAAGGTTTGACTACCCAGAATTCTGGACGATTGGCGGCGAAGACATGGCGACGAAGATCGACTCCCGGGTCGAGCAGGCCGAAACCACGGACGTCTTGAGGACCGAGGTGCGGTCACCGGTCGACGGCGCGACGCTGGGGACCGTCACCAACGCCGGACCTGCCGACGTCGCGAGCGCGATCGCGAAGGCCGCGTCTGCCGCCGTGGAGTTCGCCGCGCTGCCTGCCCACCGCCGCGCCGCGTTACTTCGCCAGGCAGCCGTCGCGGTCGACGAACAGCGTGACGCTTTGGTCGATGATCTGGTCCGAGGCCTGGGCAAGCCAGTGCGTTTCGCCCGCGCCGAGGCGAACCGCGGCTCGGACATGTTGCTGCGCTGCGCCGAGGAGCTCAGCTCACTCGGCGGCGAGACCCTGCCGCTCGACGCCGTTCCGGGCGGCGAGGGCCGCACCGGCATGACCTGGCGCGAGCCGCTGGGGGTGATCGCCGCGGTGACCCCGTTCAACGCCCCCGTCAACCTGACCCTGCAGAAGGTCGCACCGGCCCTGGCGATGGGTAACACGGTCATCGTCAAGCCCTCGCCTGAGGCCGCGCTGGTCGTCGAACGCCTCGTCGGCGCCATCTCCAGCGTGTTGCCCGACGGTGTACTGCAGGTTTTGCACGGCGGCCCGGAAGTCGTGCTCGGCCTCTCGCGCGACCCGAGGGTCGACGCGGTGTCTCTCACCGGCGGCACGGTCGCCGGCGAGGCCGTACTCCGGGAGGCGGGGATCAAGCCGGTCCTGCTCGAGCTCGGCTCGAACGCGCCGAATATCGTCCTGGCCGACGCCGACATCGCCGACGCGGCCACCCGGATCACCGGCGCGGCCTTCGGGGCGAGCGGGCAGCAGTGCATCTCCGCCCAACGGATCCTCGTCGAACGTTCGGCACACGACGAGTTCCTCGCCGCGTTCCTCGCCGCGGCTCGCGGCCTCGTTGTCGGGGACCCGGCCGAGACAGCGACCGACCTCGGCCCGATGATCCACCGGCGGTCCCGGGACCGGGTCGTCGAACTCGTCGACGACGCCGAGGCCCGCGGCGGGCGGATCGCCCTCGATGGCCGCACGGACTCGCTCTACCTCGGCCCGACCGTGGTGACCGACCCGCACCCGGACTCGCGCCTGCTGCGCGAGGAGGTCTTCGGCCCCGTCGTCGTCGTCCAGTCCGTCGACGATCTCGACGACGCGTTGGCCGTCGCCAATTCCGTCGATGTGGGACTGCAGGCCGCGTGCTTCACTCGTGACCTCGACCGGGCCTTCGCCGCGGCCCGCGGGCTCCGGGCCGGCTCCGTGTGGATCAACGAGGCCACCCGGTTCCGGCTGGACACCTACCCGTTCGGCGGTGTCGGG carries:
- a CDS encoding aldehyde dehydrogenase family protein — protein: MLRSNVVYKKRFDYPEFWTIGGEDMATKIDSRVEQAETTDVLRTEVRSPVDGATLGTVTNAGPADVASAIAKAASAAVEFAALPAHRRAALLRQAAVAVDEQRDALVDDLVRGLGKPVRFARAEANRGSDMLLRCAEELSSLGGETLPLDAVPGGEGRTGMTWREPLGVIAAVTPFNAPVNLTLQKVAPALAMGNTVIVKPSPEAALVVERLVGAISSVLPDGVLQVLHGGPEVVLGLSRDPRVDAVSLTGGTVAGEAVLREAGIKPVLLELGSNAPNIVLADADIADAATRITGAAFGASGQQCISAQRILVERSAHDEFLAAFLAAARGLVVGDPAETATDLGPMIHRRSRDRVVELVDDAEARGGRIALDGRTDSLYLGPTVVTDPHPDSRLLREEVFGPVVVVQSVDDLDDALAVANSVDVGLQAACFTRDLDRAFAAARGLRAGSVWINEATRFRLDTYPFGGVGRSGLGREGVRYAMEELSTLKFVGLRHN